The DNA region AGGGCTTGGGCGAAGACAGCGATCTGGCATTGCTGCGCGAAATCGGCGAGGCCGTCCAGACCGCATCGCTATGCGGCCTAGGCAAGACCGCCCCCAATCCCACGCTCAGCACCCTCAGGCACTTCTGGCACGAGTACGAGGCCCACGTCAGGGACAAGAAGTGCCCGGCGGGGGTATGCAAAGCGCTCACGACGTTCGTCATCGACGCGGAGAAGTGTACGGGTTGCGGCCTGTGTCTGAAAGGCTGCCCCACGGAGGCCATCACGGGGGAACTGAAGGTCCCTCACGTGATCGACCAGGAAAAGTGCATCAAGTGCGGCTCCTGCCGCGATGTCTGCAACCTCGGCGCCGTGCTGGTAACATAGTTGATCTGATTTCGAAGGGAGTGAAGGCGAATGGCAGTCCCGGAAAAGGCGCGCTTCCTCCTGGATGGACGCCCGATCGAGACCACTACCGACAAGACCGTCCTTCAGGCGGCCCTTGACGCGGGCGTATACATCCCCCACCTGTGTTACAGCCCCATTTTGGAACCCTACGGAGGATGCCGTCTCTGCCTGGTGGATGTGGAGGGCATGCGCGACCCGGTCACTTCCTGCACCACTCTTGTGCGCGACGGCATGGTGGTCCGCAGCGAAACGGAGAGGATCAACGACCTCCGGCGCACAGTTGCGGCTTTGCTGATCTCGGAGCACTGCGGCGACTGCCTGACCTGTCGCGCCAACCAAAGGTGCGAGCTCCAGAAGGTAGCCTCCCACGTCGGCCTCGCCGCGACGAGCGTCAAGCGTATGGAAAGGGAAAGCATCGTCGACAAGAGCAGCCCCTTCTTCGTTCGCGATCTCGCGAAGTGCGTGCTGTGCGGACTGTGCGTGCGCGTATGCCACGAGGTGCGCGGCGTGGGGGCAATCGAGATCCTTAACCGCGGCTTCAACAGCGTCGTCGCCCCCTTCGAGGGCGAGGCTATCGCCGAATCTACCTGTGAGTTTTGCGGCGCCTGCGTCGATATCTGCCCCGTGGGCGCGCTCTGGGCCACCAACGAGATTCTGCCCCCCACCGATGAAGTGCGAACGGTCTGCCCCTACTGCGGCGTCGGCTGCGTCCTTGTGCTGGGGACACGCGCGGGACGACTAGTCAGCGCCAGAGGAGACGTGTCTACCCACAACCAGGGCCAGCTTTGCGTTAAGGGCAGGTTCGGTTGGGAGTTCGTGCACAGCCCGGACCGGCTCACCACGCCGCTCATCCGCGAGAATG from Dehalococcoidia bacterium includes:
- a CDS encoding 2Fe-2S iron-sulfur cluster-binding protein; its protein translation is MAVPEKARFLLDGRPIETTTDKTVLQAALDAGVYIPHLCYSPILEPYGGCRLCLVDVEGMRDPVTSCTTLVRDGMVVRSETERINDLRRTVAALLISEHCGDCLTCRANQRCELQKVASHVGLAATSVKRMERESIVDKSSPFFVRDLAKCVLCGLCVRVCHEVRGVGAIEILNRGFNSVVAPFEGEAIAESTCEFCGACVDICPVGALWATNEILPPTDEVRTVCPYCGVGCVLVLGTRAGRLVSARGDVSTHNQGQLCVKGRFGWEFVHSPDRLTTPLIREN